Part of the Pyrobaculum calidifontis JCM 11548 genome, AGTTTAAACTCACTGCGCGCTTCCTCTTGCTTTTGGTGTTCGTGGCGGGGGCCTTTCAGCTCGTGTTTCACGTGGCGAGTGTCTATATCCGTGGCGCCGTGTATGGGCAGTGGCTTGCCCCGCTTGACCCAGTGAGAGAGAGTATAGCTATATTGACGTCTCTGATTGTGGTCTTTGCCGCAATGCTTTACTTGTTGGCTAAGTTGAGGTAATGTCGTCTGAGAGGTGCCCTGTTTTCACAGTAAGCGTCGTCTCGAGGCAGGAGTACAACATCGTGATGCTGTTGAAGATGCGGGTGGAGTCTGGCAAATTGCCAATTTACGCCATTGTGGTACCCCCCGAGTCGTTCGGCGTGTTGTTCATTGAGGGAGAGTCTTTGCCGGTTGTCAGCCGCGCGGTGTATGGAGTGAAGCACGTAAAAGGGGTTATGCGCGGTATAACAAACGTGGAGGAGGTGATGAGGGTACTCAAGCCTCCCAAGCCGACCGTCGAGATCGACGTCAACGACGAAGTTGAGATAACCGCCGACGTATTAAAGGGCAGTAGGGCCAGGGTGACCTTTGTCGACAGAGAAAAGGGCATTGTACGCGTCGAGCTCCTAGACAGCGCCTTCCCCATGCCGCTCGACTTGAAGATCACGGAGGTGAAGCTCGTAAAAAAGGCGGGGCAACAATAGGTAAATTTTAATACTCGCCTCTTCGCCTGGTCGATGTCTAAGCGCGTTATCGTCGTGCCGCTTCAGGGAGGAAAGGTGGCTGTTAATCCCCAGTTCCAAGACGCTCTTAAACAGGCAGGGCTAGACCCCAACAAGGTGGTGCAGGAGGTTCAGGAGAAGTTGAAGGCATATGGGAAGTACCCAGTGCAGAAGGTGGAGCTGGAGGTTTCGCCGGATGGCTACGAGGTGAAGGTGTATCTGCCGCCAATAGGAGACCTCTTCCTAAAGCTCTTGGGGAAAGACACAGGCGCGCACGACTCTGCCAAGGAGACGCTGGGCGATCTGCCGTTTGAGAAAATTGTCGAAATAGCGGTGCTCAAGAGGGACGAGTTGAAGTCTAAGTCTCTCAAGTCTGCTGTTAAGCAGCTGTTGAGTACGTGTAAGAGCATGGGCATTCTTGTAGATGGGAAGAGGGCCGACGAAGTCCTTAAGGCAGTCGACGAGGGCAAATACGACGAAGTACTTAAAAAGTTTGAATCTCAGTGGTCGCAATGAGCGCCGTAGTTCAAAGGGAGGCCTTGTTGAAAAAGATTGACGAGGCTCTCAAGTCTGGGAAAAAGAGGCGGTTTAGGCAGAGCGTCGAGCTAATAGTGGTGCTTCGAGGCATCGACTTGAGCAAGCCCGAGAATCGTATCAACCTCCTGGTGGAGTTGCCCCACCCGCCTAAGCTCAATAAGATTGCCGCGTTTGCCCATGGCGCCTTTGAGACTCAGGCCAAGAACGCGGGAGTTGACGCCGTTATTACGAGGCAGGAGGTGGAGGGCCTGGCTGGAAACAAGAGGGCCATTAGGAAGTTGGCTAAGCAGTACGACTTCTTTATAGCTCCTCCCGACTTAATGCCGCTGTTAGGCAGAGTGATAGGCCCAATCTTTGGCCCAAGGGGGAAGATGCCCGAGGTCGTGCCGCCGAACGTCGACGTTAAAACCGTGGTAGAGAGGCTGAGGAGAGTTGTGCGCGTGAGGCTGAGGAATGAGCCAGTGATAAAGGTGAGAGTTGGCGCAGAAGGGCAGAAGCCTGAGGAGATCTTGACAAACATACTCGCAGTGCTCGAGGAGCTAAATAGGAAGTTCCCGCTACGCCAGTACCTCAGAGACATATACATCAAGAAGACCATGTCGCCGCCTGTGCGAATTAAGCCGGCTGAGGTTTTAGCGCGTTGAAATTATATAAATCCCCCATCCCCCATCCCTGATGCTCGCCATTGGCAAGAGGCAGTATGTCAGAGAGAAGAGCTACCCGCCGCGTAAGGTCAGAATTGTACAAGAGGCCACTGAGCTGTTGCAGAAGTACCAGTATGTATTTCTCTTTGACCTCCACGGCCTTTCCGCCAGAATACTCGGCGAGTATAGGTACAAGCTCAGGCCCTACGGCGCCGTCAAGATAATTAAGCCGACTCTGTTCAAGATAGCATACGCCAAGGTCTACGGCGGGGTGCCGGTTGAAATAGCTGAAAAAGTCCGCGGCGAGG contains:
- a CDS encoding preprotein translocase subunit SecE codes for the protein MSSLEEKIANLIRDIRWVISTAARPDDEEFKLTARFLLLLVFVAGAFQLVFHVASVYIRGAVYGQWLAPLDPVRESIAILTSLIVVFAAMLYLLAKLR
- a CDS encoding transcription elongation factor Spt5, with product MSSERCPVFTVSVVSRQEYNIVMLLKMRVESGKLPIYAIVVPPESFGVLFIEGESLPVVSRAVYGVKHVKGVMRGITNVEEVMRVLKPPKPTVEIDVNDEVEITADVLKGSRARVTFVDREKGIVRVELLDSAFPMPLDLKITEVKLVKKAGQQ
- a CDS encoding 50S ribosomal protein L11, whose product is MSKRVIVVPLQGGKVAVNPQFQDALKQAGLDPNKVVQEVQEKLKAYGKYPVQKVELEVSPDGYEVKVYLPPIGDLFLKLLGKDTGAHDSAKETLGDLPFEKIVEIAVLKRDELKSKSLKSAVKQLLSTCKSMGILVDGKRADEVLKAVDEGKYDEVLKKFESQWSQ
- a CDS encoding 50S ribosomal protein L1 — translated: MSAVVQREALLKKIDEALKSGKKRRFRQSVELIVVLRGIDLSKPENRINLLVELPHPPKLNKIAAFAHGAFETQAKNAGVDAVITRQEVEGLAGNKRAIRKLAKQYDFFIAPPDLMPLLGRVIGPIFGPRGKMPEVVPPNVDVKTVVERLRRVVRVRLRNEPVIKVRVGAEGQKPEEILTNILAVLEELNRKFPLRQYLRDIYIKKTMSPPVRIKPAEVLAR